From the Vicinamibacterales bacterium genome, the window TGCTGTTCGCACGTCAGCAGGGCCTCGCCGCCGTTGGCGGCCGTCAGCACCCGATACCCAGCCGCGAGCAGCATGCGCACCACCACGTTGCGGACCGCCTCACCGTCCTCGGCCACGAGGATGGTCTCCGTACCGACCGCGGGCCGCTCAGGAGCGCGGCTCGTCGCTGATGACCCGGCCTCCTCGACGAAGCGTGGCAGATACACCTTGACGGTCGTGCCATGGCCAGGCTCGCTGTAGATCCAGATGTTGCCGCCGCTCTGCTTGACGATGCCGTACACGGTCGACAGGCCCAGTCCCGTGCCCTTCCCCTTCGCCTTGGTCGTGAAGAACGGTTCGAACAACCGCTCCCGCGTGGCGGCGTCCATGCCGCACCCGGTGTCACTGATCGCCAGGAGGATGTAGGGTCCAGGCACGACCACCACGTGCTGCGCCACGTACTCCTCGTCGAGGTCGACATTGGCGGTGTCGATCGTCAGCCGGCCCCCGTTCGGCATCGCGTCGCGGGCATTGACGACCAGGTTCATGATGACCTGCTCGATCTGTCCCGGATCGGCCCTGACCGGCCCGAGGTTCGGCGCCAGCACCTGCTGGAGATCGATGTCCTCGCCAATCAGGCGGCGCAGCATCTTCTCGAGGTTGATCACGACATGGTTGAGATCGAGCACCTGGGGCTCGAGCACCTGCTTTCTGCTGAAGGCGAGAAGCTGTCTCGTGAGCACCGCTGCGCGCTCGCCGGCCTTCTGGACCTCCAGGAGATCCTCCCGGAGCGGATCGCCCTCACGCAGGGTCTCAATCGCGAACGCCGTGCAGCCCAGGATGACGGTGAGCAGATTGTTGAAGTCGTGCGCCACGCCGCCGGCGAGGCTGCCGATGGCTTCCATCTTCTGCGACGCCCGCAACTGCTCCTCGAGCCGCAGGTGCGCGGTCATATCCCGCTCGACGGCAACGAAGTTGATGATCCGGCCCGTGGGGTCACACACCGGCGAGATGGTCGCCTCCTCGGTATAGAGCGTGCCGTCCTTGCGCCTGTTGACGATGCGTCCCTTCCACGTGCGGCCACCGGAGATGGTGGCCCACAGCTCGCGGTACCAGGCGGCGTCGTGTTGACCGCTCTTGAGGATGCTCGGCGTGCGCCCGAGCGCCTCCTGCCGTGTGTAGCCGGTCACGGCCTCGAACGTCGGGTTGACATACCGGATGGTTCCATCGGGGTCGGTGATGAAGATGATCTCCCCGGACTGCTCGATCGCCGCCATCAGCCGCTCGCGCTCTGCCTCGGCCAGTTTGCGCTCGGTGATGACGTCGAACACTGCCACGAAGTGCTCTCTCTCCGGCGAGTACACGGACAGGTCGAGCCACATGTCCAGGGCGGCGAGATAGAACTCGAATCGCTCGGGCTGGCCGGTCGATGCCACCCTGGCGTACCGTTCGAACAGGGCGGGATCGGTTTCGCGGATGCCGGGAATGACATCGGAGACCCTCTTGCCGGCGACCCCTTTCAATCCAGTCAGGGTCTCGAACGCGTCGTTGACGGCGAGGTAGACGAAATCCTGCGGCCGGCCGTCCTCGAACAGCATCCGACAGTAGGCGAATCCCTCCACCATGTTCTCGAAGAGCGTCCGGTAGCGCATCTCGCTCGCCCGCAGAGCGTCCTCCGCCTGCTTGCGCGCGGTGATGTCGGTGTGCGTGCCGGTCATCCGCGTGGGACGACCCGTCGCGTCCCGCGCAGACACCTTGCCGCGGGTCAACACCCACAGGTACTCGCCGGATTTGGCCCTGAGCCGCTGCTCCACTTGAAAGAACGGCGCCTGTCCGGCCAAGTGCGCGTCCAGGGCGGCGTTGGTGGGAGGGAGATCGTCGGGGTGCACCATGGCGTTCCAGGCCGTCACGTCGGCTGAGAATTCCGCCGGCTCGTAGCCGAACATCCTGCAGCCGCGCGGACTCAGGACCACCGCGTTCGTCCCCATATCCACGTCCCAGATGCCATCGTTGGCGCCCTCCAGGGCGAATTTCAGCCGTTCTTCGCTCTCCCGCAGCGACGCGCCGCCCCGAGGCTGGGGTTTCATAGGTGGATGCTCCCTCCAGCGCCGATTCGTTCAGGATGGCCGGTGCCCGTGTGCGGCATCGGCACGGTGCTCAGAAAGCGAGATTCTACCCGATCCGACGCATGTCGGACCGAGAGCGAGTATCCTGTTGCATGCCGTTCTCGAAGCTTCCCCTCCATCCCGATCTCATGCGCGGCGTCAAGGAACTGGGCTTCCAGCGCCCGACGCCCATCCAGGAGCAGGCGATTCCTCCCGCCGCCGCCGGCAAGGACATCATGGCGTCTGCCATGACCGGCAGCGGCAAGACCGCGGCGTTTCTCCTTCCGATCCTCAATCGCTTGATGGCGAAGCCGCGCCGGCAGACCCGCGCGCTGGTCCTGACGCCGACCCGGGAACTTGCCGCACAAATCTACGCACACCTCGAGGAACTCGCCGTCCACACCCCGCTCACCGGCGCAGCCGTCTTCGGAGGGGTCGGCATGGGGCCTCAGGAGCACGCGTTCCGCATCGGCGTGGACGTGATGATCGCCACCCCGGGGCGACTGCTCGACCACCTCCGGCACCCGTACGCCCGGCTGGCGGCCCTCGAAGTGTTGGTCCTGGACGAGGCCGACCGCATGCTCGACATGGGGTTTCTGCCCGACATCCGCCGCATCCTGAAGCAGATTCCCTCGAAGCGCCAGACGCTCTTCTTCAGCGCCACGATGCCCCGCGACATCATCGTCCTCGCGCGGGAGATGCTGCGCGATCCGGTGACCATCAACCTCGAACGGAAGTCCGCGCCGCCAGTCGGGATCACGCAGGCGGTCTATCCTGTCGCCCGAGAATTGAAGTCGGCGCTCCTCGTCGAACTCCTGACCCGCGGCATCATTGCCGACGCCATCGTCTTCACGCGCACGAAACATCGGGCCAATCGGCTCGCGGATTTCATTGCGCGACACGGTATTTCCTCGGCCAAGATCCATGGCAACCGCAGCCAGAGCCAGCGCACGGCGGCGTTGGCCGGCTTCAAGGCCGGCGACCATCGGGTACTGGTGGCAACCGATATCGTGGCCAGGGGCATCGACATCGAGGAACTGGGACACGTCGTCAACTTCGACGTGCCCGCCGATCCCGACGCCTACATCCATCGCGTGGGGCGCACGGCCCGCGCCGAGGCCACCGGGGATGCCTTTACCCTGGTCTCGCCCGACGAGGAAGATGACCTGCGCGCCATCGAGCGTGTTCTCGGGAAGGCGCTGCCACGCATCACGCTCCCCGGCTTCGACTACGCACGGAAGACGACCGAACGCCTGGAGATTCCAGTACGTGAGCGGCTGGCCGCGGCCCGCGCGGCCCGAGGCCCCCGCCAGGGCGGGCGCAGACCCGCCACGCCGGGCGCGGGCCCGTCTCGATTCCAGACCATCATCGACAAGCACGCGCCGATCGGGTCGCGATCCCGCAGCGGCGCATCGAAACCGCCGGGACGAAGACGGCCCGGACGCTGACGACCGAATGAGTCAACCTGTCACCATGAGCGCAAACGCCGAGCGACATACCGCCCACACCGAAGTCATCGCGGACCCGACCCCTGTCGGCCTGATCTGCCTGGCCGTGGGGTGCGCGGCCCTCGTGCCGATCGCGTTCGGCGCGGGCCTCACGCCCGCCGGCCTCAGAACGGCCGCAGTCTTCTGCCTCCTGTTCGGAGCTGGCGGTCAGCTCATCGCCGGGCTGGGCAATCTGTTGAACAAGAACCTCTACGGCGGAACGCTGTTCACGTCGTTTGCGTTCAACTGGGTCATCAATTGGTGGGTACTGGATGGCCTCTCGCGCGGGCAGGTGGCGGATCCGACGATCGTCTGCGCGGTTGACGTCTGCTTTCTCATCGTTTTTCTCGTGTTCACGTACGGCTTCGGGTTCTTCTCGTCGCTGCTGATGGCCTTCCTCGTTGACATCGATCTGCTCTACATCGCGCGGATCGCGAGACACCTTGGTGGAGGAGACTGGCTCGGCGTCGTCGCGGGACTCTGCACCGTGGCCCTTGGCGGCATCTCCCTCTGGATTGCGTTCGCGTTGCTGATCAATCCGACAGCCGGGCGCATGGTGTTTGCCTTCCCCGGGCCGGCGTTCCACCCCAGGTCGATCCCGCGGACAGAGTCCGATTCTGACGCTGGCCACTGAATCGGCGGCCCTCGTTTCGCCCTGCGGTTCGCCTCGATCCTGCGAAAGGCGTTCAAGTCGGTCATCGACACCGTTTGGGCGGGTTCAATCCGGCGAACACCAGCCGCGCCGTGCTCGTCTATGGGCATGGAGGTGCCGGACGTGCGAACCAGCCTCGTCTCCGATCTCGTTGTGGCCTGCCGGTCGATGCGAACCACCCCCGCGGCCGTTACCGCCGCGGTGGTCGCGCTCGGTCTCGGCATCGGGCTGACATCGGTCACCTGGAGCATCGTCTACGCCATGACGATGCGGGGCCTGCCGTTTCCTGGTGCCGACCGCATCATGTCCGTGGATCGACGGATCCGTTCGGGCAGTTCCGACGACCTCGTCCCGACCATGCAGCACGACCTTGCCGACTGGCGGGAACGCCAGCGCTCGTTCGAGGGTCTCGGCGCCTTCCAGCTGGTCAGCGTGAATCTCAGCGGATCGGCGCGACAGCCGGAGCGAATCCCCGGGGCGCGCCTGACGGCCAACACGTTCAGCCTGCTGCGCGTCCAGCCTGCACGCGGGCGGGCCTTCGTGGACGCTGATGAGGCGCCGGGCGCGCCGGCCGTTGCGATCATCAGTTCCACGCTCTGGTCGAACCGCTTCGGGAGCGATCCCGCCGTCGTCGGACGCACGGTGCGCGTCGGCGGCGTGCCGACGACCATCGTCGGCGTGATGGACCCAGACTTCCGGTTCCCGCTGCACCAATCGATCTGGCTGCCGCTTCCACTCGACCCACTGCCGGCCAGGCGAGGCGAGGGGCCGTCAGTTGGAGTGTTCGGGCGATTGCGGACGGGTGTAGCGCTTGCGACGGCTCGGCGGGAGTTCTCCGCTCTGGCGGACGACCTGCGGAAGCGCTTCCCCGATACGAACCGCGACACAGGCGTCAGCGTCGGGCCATTCGTGCTCCGCTACGTCACGGGCGGCGACGACAGGGCCATCGCCGGTTCCTACACGATGTTGGCCGCGGTCTTCGGCGTCCTGCTGATCGCCTGCGCAAACGTGTCGAACTTCCTGCTCGCACGCGCGGTCGTCCGGCGCCGCGAGTTGGCCGTGCGCGCCGCGCTCGGCGCGCCTCGTCGCCGACTGATGTCCTTGGTCCTCGCCGAATCCACGGTCATTGCGGCACTCGGCGGCGTGCTGGGGACCGGCTGCGCGTGGGTCGGCCTCACGTGGTTCCGTGGTGCGGCGGCGGACACCAACCCGCCCTTCTGGCTGAAGTTCGAACTCGATCCCCCGATACTGATCTTCGTGATCGCGGCCTCCGTGTTGTCGGCCCTCGTGGCGGGCGTGGTCCCGGCCCTCCGGGCGTCGAGGCCGAACATGGCCTCCACCCTGAACGACGTTGGTCGCGGCGGATCGAGTCTTCGTCTGGGCCGCCTCAGCCGGGGGCTCGTCGCGGTCGAGTTGATCTTCGCATGGGCGCTCCTGCTGCCGGCCGGGACGATCACGCGCAGTATCATCAACCTCCAGACGACCGACTTCGGCTTTGCGGTCGATGACGTCATGACGGCGCGCATTACGCTGCCGACGGCCGACTATCCGAGCGCCGCGCGTCGCCTGGCCGTCTTCGAGGAGTTGTTGCGCCGCGTGCAGGCCAATCCGGCCATCCGCGCCGCTGCAGCCGGTACCGACATGGCCGGCGGCGGCGGGAGTCGCGAGGGCATCGAGGTGGAGGGACGGCCGGTGTCGGACGGCAAGGCAGGATCGCAGGCAGGCGTGGTGGCGATCAGTCCCGACTATTTCACCGCCTCCGGCGTGGCGCTCCTCGAGGGACGTGCCTTCACCACGGCCGATCGAGCCGGATCCGCGTCGGTCGCCATCGTGAACAGTCGCTTTGCCGATCGTTTCCTGGCTGGCGGGTCACCGGTCGGTCGCCGCGTCCGGGTTCGAGAGGGCAGCTCGCCGGGACCGTGGCTAACCGTGGTCGGTGTGGTTCCGGACCTGTTCTTCGGCGGACTCAGGCCCAACAGCCAGGCCGGCCTCTATGTTCCCCTCGCCCAGAGTGAAGTGGTGGGCGCTTCGCTGATCGTCCGCACCGCGGGTCCGCCGGCGCCGATTGTTCCATTTCTCAGGGCTCAGACGTCGGCCATCGATGCCGAGCTGCCGCTCGATGAGGTTCGTACCATGCGGCGCGTCCTGTACGAGGCCACGTTGTTCGTCAGCCTGTTCGGCACGCTGTTCATCGCGTTCGGACTGACGGCGCTGGTCCTGACTGCGGTGGGGGCCTTCGGCGTGGCCACCTTCTCGGCGCGCCAGCGGACGCATGAGATTGGCATTCGCGTGGCGCTTGGCGCGACGGGCTGCCAGGTCGTGCTGTTGATGATGAAGCAGAGCCTGTGGCTGCTCGGCGGCGGCGGCGCGATTGGCTTGGCGTTCGGCCTCGGACTCTCGCGCCTGGTTGCCGGCATCCTCTATCGTGTATCCCCGGCCGATCCGTTGACCCTGGAGATCGTGACGGTCGTCCTCGTGGCAACCACGGGACTTGCGCACTTCTGGCCGGCGTGGCAAGCGGCGCGCCTCGAGCCGGTGGATGCGCTGAGGTAAGATTCCCGTATCCTTGTCGGTCCCCGGGGCACGGCGGGCGCCCCGGGCGGTGCACGAGGGAGGGGCGACCATGCCTACCATCCGACGGCCTGACGAGAGCGGCGGGCACGATCTCTCGGATCGAGTTCGATACCACCTCCGGTACTCCCTCATCAAGAACGCAGGTCAGGCCAGCCGGCGCGACGTGTTCCGGGCCACTGCCCTGGCCTGTCGCGAGCTGCTGGTGGACCGAATTATCGAGACCGAGCAGCGCTACGAGCACCGTCAATCCACGCGCCTCTGCTATCTGTCGATGGAGTTCCTCACGGTCAAGCGTGACAACAAGGACCGCCTGGCGAACTCGATCCAGAGCACGGCGTGGAGGCTTGGGCGCCTGGCGGCAATCCGACCGACAATACTCGCCAGGACTTCTTGCGGATTTCGAAACGTCTGCAGGTCGGACGTGATCTCGAACAGGGTGTCGAGGCTCTCCCAACTGGCTCCCAGTTCCTTCAGCAGGTCCTGATCCTCGTACTCGCGCTCGACGTGGTCCAGCGCGACGTCGACGAGCCTGCGTACGACCGGGCCGAGCCCCGGCTGCCCGCCGCGTTCGCAAAGGAGCAGCGCACCCACCGGCTGCTGCCGGTGACGGACGGGCTTCGACTCGCAGAGGCCACCCGAGCAGACGCAGCCGGAGTGCGTCACGATCCACTCCGTGCGGCCGTCCACCGTGACCGCGAGAGCGAACCCTCCGTGCTCGGCGACCGGCGCGGTCCTGGCGAACGGTTCGTCCGCGTGGTGGTGGTGGTGAAATTACGGAGCGGCACGGCGTCCCCGTCGTCAGAACGAGTGGCCTCGGCGCGAACCTTGTCCGACGCGAACGAAAAGTGCATCTGGACGATGACCCACGCGCCGTTTCGCTTCTCGAGCACGCCGGTCCAGCGCGTGTCCTTCCAGCCCGTGGGCTTGGCGTCCCACTCGGCCAGATCGTCGAGGATTGCGGAAAACCACGCGACGTCCCCAGAGCGCGAAAACGTCGTCCGCAGGTCGCGCACGTCGAAGCTGGTGGCCTTGAATCTGGGATTCATCCAGAACTCGAAGTTCTTGACGAAGGCGTCCCAGCCGACCGTCGTCGACTTTGAGTCCGGGTTGAACATGAAGAGATCCGGGTCGTGCGCAATGATGCGCTCGAGCAGCGGCCGATCCTTCGTGAGTGCCCAGCCGATGGAATCGCGGATGGCCTGCTCCACGATGACGCGGTCCCTGGCCCTGCCCTCGCTGGTCGCGTCCACCTTGCGCTGTCCGAGCGCGGTGGATGCCACCAGCGCGACGATCACGCCAATCCACACAAGTCCTGTGCGCATGCCGCCTCCTTGTCTCGCTGGTACATTGGCCGCGGCGGCACCAGTTGGGCCCTACATCCGTCCTCCATGCGGATTCGAATGCTATTCGCGAGTATCTGGCGAGGGAGTTCCTGCGCGCGGGACCCGAAGCGTCCACAGCGTGAGCCCGAGACCCATCCAGAGGCCGAGCGCCACCCACTCAGAAGCGGTGAAGCTGCCGGGGACGAAGGGCAGCACTTTCATGGCGATGAGGACGAGCGAGACCAGGACGCCTGCCGCAGCCATTGTGCGGCCCTCTCGCTCGCGCCGTGCGAGACAGGCGGCACACGCCGACAGCCACCCGATACCGGCCGCCAGCGACCCGACCTCGGTGATCGGCACGAGCAGCGCATCACCCAGCAGCGAAGCCACCGCGGTGAGGGCGGCGAGCATCCAGATCGCCACGGCCGGCGTCCCGTGGGAGCCGTGGACGCGCCCCAGCCCGCGGTGCACCAGGCCCCGGCGTCCCATTGCGAACAGCAGCCGGGTGGCCGCCACGAAGTTCCCGTTGAAGACCTTGAGCAGCGAGAGGAACGCGCCCGCCAGGATCAGCCTGGCGATCTGGTGCGATCCGAAGGCGCGCTCGAACGCTGCCTCGGTGCCGACGTGGCCCGCGACGATCTCGCGCCAGGGGTAGACGTACGACACCACGGCCACGATCACCACGTAGAAGACGACCGCCGCCACAACCGCGGCATACATCGCCTTCGCGAAATCGCGTGGAGGGAATCCGACGCGCGCCTCCTCCGCTCCCTTGACGACGGACTCGAAGCCGGTCATGAAATACGGAACGATCTGCGCCGCGAGGATGACGGACAGGATACCGCCGGCGAGACCCGGCCGCGAGAACAACGGCTGGAGGTTGGAGACGTCACCCCGTGCGAACCCCAGGCTGACGAAGACCGCGAACGCCGCCAGCAGTCCGAACGTCGTGAGATTCTGGAACTGGCCGCTCGGCCGGATGCCGCGCACGTTGACCCAGGCCACCAGGCCCGTGAGCAGCAGGCCCGCAGCCACCCTCGGCGCGAAGATCGTCTTGCCGGCAATCGTGTAGAGCGGGAACGTGTTGACCGCCGGGACAATCCGCCCGAGGAGGTTGCCGATCGCGACGGCCTCCCACGGGCACACGATGGCGTAGGCCAGGACCATCGTCCAGCCGGCCGCGAAAGAGAGGACAGGGGGGAACACACCCTCGGTGTAGGCCACTTCGGCGCCCGCATCGGGAATGCGCCGCACGAGGACGCCGTAGGTCGCGGCGACTGGCAGGAGGAGCAGGCCGCCGGCCAGGAACCCGAGCATGGCGGCGCCCGGCCCGCCTCGGCCGAGCCAGTCGTCGATCAAGACGAGCCAGCCGACACCGACCATCGAGCCGAAGCCAAATGTGAAGTACTCGACGATCGTCAGCCGCCGAAGGAGCGTGGGTGCAGTCGGCATCGTGGCGCGGGCGACTATCGCTTCTCCAGCAGGCCCTTCACGGCATCCTTGTGCACGAGGTAGCCGAGAACCTTCAGCTTCACGTAGTCCTCATGGAAGAAGTAGTAGCCGGGATGGTCGTTGTTCCAGGCGCTGCTCCACGAGTCCTTCACCAAGTACCAATCCTTGCCGTTCTTCTGCATCCAGCCGACGACGTGAAGGCCGTGGTCGTCGGTGGTGGTACCGTTGGCGAAGCGGAAGTGGCGCGCATTCGCATCGATGTAGGCGGACGGGATGTCCCAGGTCGGGACGACGGCGAGGCCGGGTGCGCCGATCGAATAGCCCGGTTCGGAGAAGTCGGCCGCGATCGCGATCGAGTAGCCCTGGCGGATTGCCTGCTTGAGCCCGGTCATGAACGTGTCGAGCGGGACGTTCAGATACTCCTTGCCGTGCCACCAGTTGTCGGGCACCTCGTACTCCACCGACTGGAAGTACGGCTTGTCGGTCATCGACAGCAGTTCCACGTAGTCGTCCAGGTTGATCCGAACCACCTGCTGGAGGTACTGCTGGGGCGTCAGCGACCGGCCATCCACCTCAACCGTCGAGGGCGGTACGCCGAGGTGCGAGTCGAGGATGGCGCGCACGGTCGCGAGAACCGCTTCTTCGTTCCACGCACCGGCGGACTTTACACCATCGAGGTAGGCCCTGAGCTCGGCGTACACGGTGGACTCGTGGTCGTAGTTCTTCGCGTCGCCCTTGAGCCCCGTGTAGACGGCCGCAGGCACCGCACCGTGCTTCCGCCACGCGCGAAGCACGGCGGCCGCTTGGGAACCCTCGCCGAACACCGACTTGCCGCGGCTCTGCACGAACCCGCGCGCCTTCTCGACGTACTCCCAGTAGATCGAGTGGACCACGGAGAAGCGCATCTCCCGTTTCGTGAGGCGGTAGACCTCCGACTCGAAGAAGGACGTCATGGAGAAGCACCAGCACATCCCGGAGAGCCCCTGGCACACCGAGGGCTGGTGCCACACGCTCGCGAACTCCGACACCGCCTTCGGAGCGTTGACGGCCGAGAAGTCGATCCACATCTGGTTCTTCTCGGGCACGCCAGCCGGCTTGCGAACCTCGCTCTTGATGGCGTCGAGCTTCGCGTCCTTCTTCGGCGCGAAGACGGCCTTGTCGCGCTGCTCCTGCGCCGCAACGGCAACCGTGGCGGCGACGCCGATGACGACCAGCCATGCGTGGACTCTCACGGTGAACCTCCGGTTGAAAGGGGCGTGGAGATTCTACAGGCGAGCGGAACAGTTCGTCGAGTCGCGCGCGAACGCCGTCCGTTTGTCGTAGGATGGACGAACGGGAGGCATCATGGCTACCGACGCCGGAGCGATCCTGAAGAACCTGCTCGGCTTCTACGACTTCGACGGCAAGACGATTGTGGCCGCCGGGGCGGGGGGCGGACAGTTGGCCGGCTACGCGTCTCGTGCGCGCCGTGTCGTGGCGGTCGATCCGGATGCACTCGCCATCGAACGCCTGGCCGAAGCGGCCGAGCGCCTGGGCATCGCCGATCGATTCGAGTACGTCACCGGAACGTTCGAGGCGTGCGATGTACGCGGCGATGTCGTCCTGTTCGAATTCTGCCTGCACGAGATGGCCGATCCCGCCGTCTCGCTCGCGCACGCTCTCAGCCTTGCGCCCGACATCGTCGTCGTCGACCACCTGGCCGGATCGGCGTGGGCCTACTGCGGCGACGAGGATGAGAAGGCAGCGAGAAGCTGGCGGGCCGTCGAGGCAATCGGCATCGCCGATCGGGCGGTCTTCGAGGCCGAACAACATTTCCGAGATTTCGAGGAGTTGAACAACCGGCTGCTCGGCCAGGGCGCGGAAAGCCTGCGCCGCATTCAGCCGTTCCGCGGCGACACGGACATCGTGATCCCGATGGTCTACGCCATCGTCCGCGTTCGGGGGGAGGCCGACGGAGGCTAGACCTCGGGCCTTCTCGCCTGCCGTCCGTCCCTGGAGAGCAGGGCGTCGGCCTCGGGTGGTCCCCAGGTGAACGCGGGATACTGGTGGAGCAGCGCCGAAGGTGACGCCGCGACGACGTCCAGAATGGGGGCAACGACTCGCCAGCCGGCTTCCACCATGTCAGCCCGGTGGAACAGCGTCGCGTCGCCGTTCATGCAGTCGTAGAGCAGCGTCTCGTAGCCGGTGTCAGGCGCGCTGGCGAAGTAGTCCGCGTAGCTGAACGCCATGTTGACCTCGCCGAGGCGCATCTGCGGACCGGGCACCTTGGCCTGGAACGCGAGGGCGATCCCTTCGTCCGGCTGGATCCGGATGACCAGTTGATTGGGATCGAAGCACTCCACCGGAGTGTCGCGAAACAGCTGTAGCGGCGGCCGACGGAACTGCACCGCGATTTCGGAGACACGCGTCGGGAGCCGTTTCCCGGTGCGCAGGTAGAACGGCACGTCCGCCCATCGCCAGTTGTCGATGAGCAGCTTGAGCGCCACGTAGGTTTCTGTCGTCGAGCCGGGCGCGACGCTCCGTTCGCCCCGATACCCGGGAACGGACTTTCCGCCGGTCTCGCCAGCCACGTACTGGCCCCGCACGGCGGTCGTCATCACCTCGTCTGGCGAGGAGAGGTGGATGGCGTGCAGCACCTTGACGCGTTCGTCGCGCACGTCGTCCGCCATGAAGGAGACGGGGGGTTCCATCGCGGTCAGCGCCAGCAACTGGAACATGTGGTTCTGTACCATGTCCCGGAGCGCGCCCGCTCCGTCGTAGTATCCGCCGCGGTCCTCGA encodes:
- a CDS encoding PAS domain S-box protein; translated protein: MKPQPRGGASLRESEERLKFALEGANDGIWDVDMGTNAVVLSPRGCRMFGYEPAEFSADVTAWNAMVHPDDLPPTNAALDAHLAGQAPFFQVEQRLRAKSGEYLWVLTRGKVSARDATGRPTRMTGTHTDITARKQAEDALRASEMRYRTLFENMVEGFAYCRMLFEDGRPQDFVYLAVNDAFETLTGLKGVAGKRVSDVIPGIRETDPALFERYARVASTGQPERFEFYLAALDMWLDLSVYSPEREHFVAVFDVITERKLAEAERERLMAAIEQSGEIIFITDPDGTIRYVNPTFEAVTGYTRQEALGRTPSILKSGQHDAAWYRELWATISGGRTWKGRIVNRRKDGTLYTEEATISPVCDPTGRIINFVAVERDMTAHLRLEEQLRASQKMEAIGSLAGGVAHDFNNLLTVILGCTAFAIETLREGDPLREDLLEVQKAGERAAVLTRQLLAFSRKQVLEPQVLDLNHVVINLEKMLRRLIGEDIDLQQVLAPNLGPVRADPGQIEQVIMNLVVNARDAMPNGGRLTIDTANVDLDEEYVAQHVVVVPGPYILLAISDTGCGMDAATRERLFEPFFTTKAKGKGTGLGLSTVYGIVKQSGGNIWIYSEPGHGTTVKVYLPRFVEEAGSSATSRAPERPAVGTETILVAEDGEAVRNVVVRMLLAAGYRVLTAANGGEALLTCEQHRGEIDLLVTDVVMPQMSGRQLAERLQKVRPSMRVLYMSGYTDNAIVHHGVLDPGMRFISKPFSEADLARKVRDALDSDLPGNAEP
- a CDS encoding DEAD/DEAH box helicase, with the translated sequence MPFSKLPLHPDLMRGVKELGFQRPTPIQEQAIPPAAAGKDIMASAMTGSGKTAAFLLPILNRLMAKPRRQTRALVLTPTRELAAQIYAHLEELAVHTPLTGAAVFGGVGMGPQEHAFRIGVDVMIATPGRLLDHLRHPYARLAALEVLVLDEADRMLDMGFLPDIRRILKQIPSKRQTLFFSATMPRDIIVLAREMLRDPVTINLERKSAPPVGITQAVYPVARELKSALLVELLTRGIIADAIVFTRTKHRANRLADFIARHGISSAKIHGNRSQSQRTAALAGFKAGDHRVLVATDIVARGIDIEELGHVVNFDVPADPDAYIHRVGRTARAEATGDAFTLVSPDEEDDLRAIERVLGKALPRITLPGFDYARKTTERLEIPVRERLAAARAARGPRQGGRRPATPGAGPSRFQTIIDKHAPIGSRSRSGASKPPGRRRPGR
- a CDS encoding ABC transporter permease, with the protein product MRTSLVSDLVVACRSMRTTPAAVTAAVVALGLGIGLTSVTWSIVYAMTMRGLPFPGADRIMSVDRRIRSGSSDDLVPTMQHDLADWRERQRSFEGLGAFQLVSVNLSGSARQPERIPGARLTANTFSLLRVQPARGRAFVDADEAPGAPAVAIISSTLWSNRFGSDPAVVGRTVRVGGVPTTIVGVMDPDFRFPLHQSIWLPLPLDPLPARRGEGPSVGVFGRLRTGVALATARREFSALADDLRKRFPDTNRDTGVSVGPFVLRYVTGGDDRAIAGSYTMLAAVFGVLLIACANVSNFLLARAVVRRRELAVRAALGAPRRRLMSLVLAESTVIAALGGVLGTGCAWVGLTWFRGAAADTNPPFWLKFELDPPILIFVIAASVLSALVAGVVPALRASRPNMASTLNDVGRGGSSLRLGRLSRGLVAVELIFAWALLLPAGTITRSIINLQTTDFGFAVDDVMTARITLPTADYPSAARRLAVFEELLRRVQANPAIRAAAAGTDMAGGGGSREGIEVEGRPVSDGKAGSQAGVVAISPDYFTASGVALLEGRAFTTADRAGSASVAIVNSRFADRFLAGGSPVGRRVRVREGSSPGPWLTVVGVVPDLFFGGLRPNSQAGLYVPLAQSEVVGASLIVRTAGPPAPIVPFLRAQTSAIDAELPLDEVRTMRRVLYEATLFVSLFGTLFIAFGLTALVLTAVGAFGVATFSARQRTHEIGIRVALGATGCQVVLLMMKQSLWLLGGGGAIGLAFGLGLSRLVAGILYRVSPADPLTLEIVTVVLVATTGLAHFWPAWQAARLEPVDALR
- a CDS encoding nuclear transport factor 2 family protein, with protein sequence MRTGLVWIGVIVALVASTALGQRKVDATSEGRARDRVIVEQAIRDSIGWALTKDRPLLERIIAHDPDLFMFNPDSKSTTVGWDAFVKNFEFWMNPRFKATSFDVRDLRTTFSRSGDVAWFSAILDDLAEWDAKPTGWKDTRWTGVLEKRNGAWVIVQMHFSFASDKVRAEATRSDDGDAVPLRNFTTTTTRTNRSPGPRRSPSTEGSLSRSRWTAARSGS
- a CDS encoding APC family permease, with product MPTAPTLLRRLTIVEYFTFGFGSMVGVGWLVLIDDWLGRGGPGAAMLGFLAGGLLLLPVAATYGVLVRRIPDAGAEVAYTEGVFPPVLSFAAGWTMVLAYAIVCPWEAVAIGNLLGRIVPAVNTFPLYTIAGKTIFAPRVAAGLLLTGLVAWVNVRGIRPSGQFQNLTTFGLLAAFAVFVSLGFARGDVSNLQPLFSRPGLAGGILSVILAAQIVPYFMTGFESVVKGAEEARVGFPPRDFAKAMYAAVVAAVVFYVVIVAVVSYVYPWREIVAGHVGTEAAFERAFGSHQIARLILAGAFLSLLKVFNGNFVAATRLLFAMGRRGLVHRGLGRVHGSHGTPAVAIWMLAALTAVASLLGDALLVPITEVGSLAAGIGWLSACAACLARREREGRTMAAAGVLVSLVLIAMKVLPFVPGSFTASEWVALGLWMGLGLTLWTLRVPRAGTPSPDTRE
- a CDS encoding C1 family peptidase, which translates into the protein MRVHAWLVVIGVAATVAVAAQEQRDKAVFAPKKDAKLDAIKSEVRKPAGVPEKNQMWIDFSAVNAPKAVSEFASVWHQPSVCQGLSGMCWCFSMTSFFESEVYRLTKREMRFSVVHSIYWEYVEKARGFVQSRGKSVFGEGSQAAAVLRAWRKHGAVPAAVYTGLKGDAKNYDHESTVYAELRAYLDGVKSAGAWNEEAVLATVRAILDSHLGVPPSTVEVDGRSLTPQQYLQQVVRINLDDYVELLSMTDKPYFQSVEYEVPDNWWHGKEYLNVPLDTFMTGLKQAIRQGYSIAIAADFSEPGYSIGAPGLAVVPTWDIPSAYIDANARHFRFANGTTTDDHGLHVVGWMQKNGKDWYLVKDSWSSAWNNDHPGYYFFHEDYVKLKVLGYLVHKDAVKGLLEKR
- a CDS encoding methyltransferase domain-containing protein, translated to MATDAGAILKNLLGFYDFDGKTIVAAGAGGGQLAGYASRARRVVAVDPDALAIERLAEAAERLGIADRFEYVTGTFEACDVRGDVVLFEFCLHEMADPAVSLAHALSLAPDIVVVDHLAGSAWAYCGDEDEKAARSWRAVEAIGIADRAVFEAEQHFRDFEELNNRLLGQGAESLRRIQPFRGDTDIVIPMVYAIVRVRGEADGG